Proteins from one Streptosporangium becharense genomic window:
- a CDS encoding thioesterase II family protein, with product MSQQRQRDKWLPSTPSASATGRVFLIPYSGCGASMYRRWPRRREGVEFLPVELPGHETRFAEPTYHSYQELAESMADALEPYLDVPFAFFGHCGSALAAYEVSAELVRTGRPAPANLYVSSEVAPQDGPAGRFLTMDDAELGAELEKLISELGGKPAPELIELYVEVLRSDVEVNKRYLVPDPLRLPGPITAIGWTEDDEIPYSTMGGWSACGETTSVLLEGRHYRFLEGSPDLLEVLCTGLRAKR from the coding sequence ATGTCCCAGCAGAGGCAGCGCGACAAGTGGCTGCCGTCCACGCCGTCGGCCTCGGCGACCGGGCGGGTCTTCCTGATCCCGTACTCGGGCTGCGGGGCCAGCATGTACCGCAGGTGGCCGCGGCGGCGAGAGGGCGTGGAGTTCCTGCCGGTCGAGCTGCCCGGGCACGAGACGCGCTTCGCCGAGCCCACCTACCACAGCTATCAGGAGCTGGCCGAGAGCATGGCGGACGCGCTCGAACCCTACCTCGACGTTCCGTTCGCCTTCTTCGGTCACTGCGGCTCGGCCCTGGCCGCCTACGAGGTGTCGGCCGAACTGGTGCGCACCGGCAGGCCCGCGCCGGCCAACCTCTACGTGTCCTCCGAGGTCGCCCCCCAGGACGGCCCGGCCGGCCGCTTCCTCACGATGGACGACGCCGAGCTCGGCGCCGAGCTGGAGAAGCTGATCAGCGAACTGGGAGGCAAGCCCGCCCCCGAACTGATCGAGCTGTACGTCGAGGTGCTCCGCTCCGACGTCGAGGTCAACAAGCGCTACCTGGTGCCCGATCCGCTCCGGCTGCCCGGCCCGATCACCGCGATCGGCTGGACCGAGGACGACGAGATCCCGTACTCGACCATGGGCGGCTGGAGCGCGTGCGGCGAGACGACATCGGTGCTCCTGGAGGGCCGGCACTACCGCTTCCTGGAAGGCTCCCCCGATCTGCTGGAGGTGTTGTGCACGGGCCTCAGAGCCAAGCGCTGA
- a CDS encoding thioesterase II family protein: protein MHGPQSQALNGDRRWLKRFGRPAPGGVQLLCFHSGGAGAGMFRHWTQLAAPGIDIVAVQLPGRADRFGEPPYRRMKPLLDDLITAAGPLFARPFALYGTSMGARVAWALAHALRERALPRPRALYVAASAAPCLDDGTWSWEDREDGLEGYVREMGGTPAEVLAEPQLLAVLLGTLDADLTVLSTHGFRPATPLDLPIHAFAGSQDPEAPPDRMIGWKAETTARFDLTPIPGGHFFDREGDRLVIETIGSDLGTGRGQP from the coding sequence GTGCACGGGCCTCAGAGCCAAGCGCTGAACGGGGACCGCCGCTGGCTCAAACGCTTCGGCCGGCCGGCGCCCGGCGGCGTCCAGCTCTTGTGCTTCCACAGCGGCGGCGCCGGCGCGGGCATGTTCCGCCACTGGACCCAGCTGGCGGCCCCGGGCATCGACATCGTCGCGGTCCAGTTACCCGGGCGGGCCGACCGGTTCGGCGAACCGCCGTACCGCCGGATGAAACCGCTGCTCGACGACCTCATCACGGCCGCCGGGCCGCTGTTCGCCCGGCCGTTCGCGCTGTACGGCACCAGCATGGGGGCCCGGGTGGCCTGGGCCCTCGCCCACGCGCTGCGTGAGCGGGCCCTGCCCCGGCCTCGCGCGCTCTACGTGGCGGCCAGCGCCGCTCCCTGCCTGGATGACGGGACCTGGTCGTGGGAGGACCGGGAGGACGGTCTGGAGGGTTATGTCCGTGAGATGGGCGGCACCCCCGCCGAAGTGCTGGCCGAGCCCCAGCTGCTCGCCGTCCTGCTGGGCACGCTCGACGCCGACCTGACCGTGCTGAGCACGCACGGCTTCCGCCCCGCGACGCCGCTCGACCTGCCGATCCACGCGTTCGCCGGCTCGCAGGACCCCGAGGCGCCCCCTGATCGCATGATCGGCTGGAAGGCGGAGACCACGGCCCGTTTCGACCTCACTCCGATCCCGGGCGGACATTTCTTCGACCGCGAGGGCGACCGCCTGGTCATCGAGACGATCGGTTCGGACCTCGGAACAGGAAGGGGGCAGCCATGA
- a CDS encoding non-ribosomal peptide synthetase, with protein MTDELSRIAALSPQKRELLERRLAELATARASAHDDGTGDRIGPRDRSVPTPLGIAQQREWAVERFRGANNITGAFRIEGELDLDLLSLVLTEVVERHEVLRSTFDIDAGGTPVQTVHEAGRVPIPVVDLSGLAPGEQSAELRRRCLAEVSRRFDPKDPLRLRITMFHLAEHTTVALFATDHAASDAWSLSIIVQEVAQLYQARRGLGAAPPAPQIQFGDFAAWQRGRHDEQRISEEVKYWREVMDGVPTGSALQTDRPYPARPTFAGDVVSVHLSPELSTELRRFLEREGASLGTVMLAACSVLLHRHLEQDDLVVGSLVSGRTRVETERLIGCFANPLPLRMRLGPGHTLREVVRQARDTVSDALNHQDVPFDRLIEALGLGREASQTSLSGMWLNVLTIPDTVLELPGLRLTPEPMELGLASVDLTIAVIPKADRLELQWQYMTELFDAGTVELLADQLHAIVRQIVAAPDRPVEAVDLGDPEATADTAATAATAETAGTAAATAAAGIGAAVAPPGPTFVEHFRQRVALAPYSPAVICDGAPTSYAELDREAERLARHLAARGVGKGTRVGILVERSPRLPVAILGTLMAGAAYVPVDPTYPAERIAFMLADAEVGALVTQRSLPADPGWAEQVVYLDEPLDHPPGGTGGELPAPDPSSPAYVIYTSGSTGRPKGTVIEHRSLAVFARDIVDRLGLGSGDRFLQFASAGFDVHVEELFPTWLAGGAVVIPTQHFIGGQADLADLIERERMTVIELPTAYWHEWVRELDRRGRDLPPCLRLVIIGGERVLPERLAMWRRLGVPLMHVYGLTETTVSSTFFRLDPADPDYDWPNLPIGTPLPSAELHILDSRLRPVPRGGTGELYIGGVSVARGYLGRPGLTAQRFVADPARPGRRMYRTGDLIRRRADGTLEFISRVDTQIKIRGFRVEPTEIESTLSEHPAVAGTVVTVHEPSPGDRRLVAYVVRRPEPAASHGDLRRFLEQTLPPYMVPSLFVDIDELPLNHNGKIDRDRLPAPDGGRPELAEEFLAPRTPLEKRLAAIVAAVVAVDEIGVNDNFFEIGGDSILAIQVVARAQEAGIRLEPYDLFANPTVGLLAQVAVAGVVVDAEQGDVTGPVHLVAGQQWFASAGLEDPHHWNTSAVLKLSDRVEPDRVRQAAERLVVHHDGLRQRFLLARERTRVRIAPRGDAVPVDVHDLSGLGEDERVRRMRELTDDMQTGLDLAVGPLLRLALVRSGPERPDRLVLTVHRLTADPASVRILLEDLATLLAGGDLPAKTTSWQSWTRRLSRHAGTPAVQSQRDYWSALLAEPVGRLRYDTAAEAAVPEPGTVSSERTVLATLDAEATGDLARVPHGITAALLTALGRTLSAWTGAERHLVDLERHDREPIFDDVDLTRTVGWFSRIHPVVLDGASAPEAAPLGGIGWQLLHHGSDPLPASPAELLFSYAGPVDQPMNHTASPRGRRPYPVEVRASIVAGGLVVQWCYSEDLHESQTIRDLADRYLAELRELIGAGPAPADFPLARVAPEQLEKLISRLGAPS; from the coding sequence GTGACTGATGAGCTGAGTCGGATCGCGGCCCTGTCTCCCCAGAAGCGGGAACTGCTCGAGCGCAGGCTCGCCGAGTTGGCGACGGCACGGGCGTCGGCGCACGACGACGGGACCGGGGACCGGATCGGGCCGCGCGACCGCTCCGTGCCCACGCCGCTGGGGATCGCGCAGCAACGGGAATGGGCGGTCGAGCGCTTCCGCGGGGCCAACAACATCACCGGGGCCTTCCGGATCGAGGGAGAGCTGGATCTGGACCTGCTCAGCCTGGTCCTCACCGAGGTGGTGGAGCGGCACGAGGTGCTCAGGTCCACCTTCGACATCGACGCGGGCGGCACGCCGGTCCAGACGGTGCACGAGGCGGGCCGGGTGCCGATCCCGGTCGTCGACCTGTCCGGGCTCGCGCCGGGCGAGCAGTCCGCCGAGCTACGCCGGCGCTGCCTGGCGGAGGTCTCGCGCCGCTTCGACCCCAAGGACCCGCTACGGCTCCGGATCACCATGTTCCACTTGGCCGAGCACACCACGGTCGCCCTGTTCGCCACCGACCACGCCGCCTCGGACGCGTGGTCCCTGTCGATCATCGTCCAGGAGGTCGCGCAGCTCTACCAGGCCCGCCGCGGCCTCGGTGCGGCGCCGCCGGCGCCGCAGATCCAGTTCGGCGACTTCGCCGCCTGGCAGCGGGGCCGCCACGACGAGCAGCGGATCTCCGAGGAGGTGAAGTACTGGCGGGAGGTGATGGACGGCGTCCCCACCGGATCGGCGCTGCAGACGGACCGGCCCTACCCGGCCCGGCCCACCTTCGCCGGCGACGTGGTCTCGGTGCACCTCTCGCCCGAGCTCAGCACCGAGCTGCGCCGCTTCCTCGAACGAGAGGGCGCCTCGCTGGGCACGGTCATGCTCGCGGCCTGCTCGGTGCTGCTGCACCGGCACCTGGAGCAGGACGATCTCGTCGTCGGCTCCCTGGTCTCCGGCCGCACCCGGGTCGAGACCGAGCGGCTCATCGGCTGTTTCGCCAACCCGCTGCCGCTGCGCATGCGGCTCGGTCCCGGGCACACGCTGCGCGAGGTGGTGCGCCAGGCCCGCGACACGGTCTCCGACGCGCTCAACCATCAGGACGTGCCGTTCGACCGGCTGATCGAGGCGCTGGGCCTGGGCCGCGAGGCGTCGCAGACGTCGCTGAGCGGCATGTGGCTCAACGTGCTCACCATTCCGGACACCGTGCTGGAGCTGCCGGGACTGCGCCTCACCCCGGAGCCGATGGAGCTCGGCCTGGCCTCGGTCGACCTGACCATCGCGGTCATCCCGAAGGCCGACCGCCTGGAGCTCCAGTGGCAGTACATGACCGAGCTCTTCGACGCGGGCACCGTGGAGCTTCTGGCCGACCAGCTCCACGCGATCGTGCGTCAGATCGTCGCCGCACCGGACCGGCCGGTGGAGGCCGTGGACCTGGGCGACCCCGAGGCCACGGCTGACACGGCCGCCACGGCCGCCACGGCGGAGACGGCGGGCACGGCTGCCGCGACCGCCGCGGCGGGCATCGGAGCGGCCGTGGCACCGCCGGGCCCGACCTTCGTCGAGCACTTCCGTCAGCGGGTCGCCCTCGCCCCCTACTCGCCGGCGGTCATCTGTGACGGCGCGCCGACCAGCTACGCCGAGCTCGACCGGGAGGCCGAGCGCCTCGCCCGGCACCTCGCCGCGCGGGGCGTGGGCAAGGGCACGCGGGTCGGCATCCTGGTGGAGCGCTCGCCGCGGCTGCCCGTGGCGATCCTCGGCACCCTCATGGCGGGGGCGGCCTACGTCCCCGTGGACCCCACCTACCCGGCCGAGCGCATCGCCTTCATGCTGGCCGACGCGGAGGTCGGGGCTCTGGTCACCCAGCGGAGCCTGCCGGCCGATCCCGGCTGGGCCGAGCAGGTGGTCTACCTCGACGAGCCGCTGGACCACCCGCCGGGGGGAACCGGCGGCGAGCTGCCCGCACCCGACCCGTCCTCCCCGGCCTACGTGATCTACACCTCGGGATCGACGGGCCGGCCCAAGGGGACCGTGATCGAACACCGGTCCCTGGCGGTGTTCGCGCGTGACATCGTGGACCGGCTCGGTCTCGGTTCCGGCGACCGGTTCCTGCAGTTCGCGTCGGCCGGCTTCGACGTGCACGTCGAGGAGCTGTTCCCGACCTGGCTGGCCGGCGGCGCGGTGGTCATCCCCACCCAGCACTTCATCGGCGGGCAGGCCGACCTCGCCGATCTGATCGAGCGGGAGCGGATGACGGTCATCGAGCTGCCCACCGCCTACTGGCACGAGTGGGTTCGCGAACTCGACCGGCGCGGGCGGGACCTGCCGCCCTGCCTGCGGCTGGTGATCATCGGCGGCGAACGGGTCCTGCCGGAGCGCCTGGCCATGTGGCGGCGGCTCGGGGTGCCGTTGATGCACGTCTACGGCCTGACCGAGACCACGGTCAGCTCCACCTTCTTCCGCCTGGACCCGGCCGACCCGGACTACGACTGGCCCAACCTGCCGATCGGCACCCCGCTGCCCTCAGCCGAGCTGCACATCCTGGACAGCCGGCTGCGGCCGGTGCCCCGAGGCGGCACCGGCGAGCTGTACATCGGCGGTGTCAGCGTGGCCCGCGGCTACCTCGGCCGCCCGGGCCTGACCGCTCAGCGCTTCGTCGCCGATCCCGCACGCCCCGGTCGGCGGATGTACCGTACGGGCGACCTGATCCGGCGACGCGCCGACGGAACGCTGGAGTTCATCTCCCGCGTCGACACGCAGATCAAGATCCGCGGGTTCCGGGTGGAGCCGACGGAGATCGAGTCGACGCTGAGCGAGCACCCCGCGGTCGCCGGGACGGTCGTGACGGTCCATGAGCCGTCGCCCGGCGACCGGCGGCTGGTGGCCTACGTCGTGCGGCGCCCGGAGCCCGCGGCGAGCCACGGCGACCTGCGCCGCTTCCTGGAGCAGACGCTGCCGCCGTACATGGTGCCCTCGCTCTTCGTCGACATCGACGAGCTGCCCCTCAACCACAACGGCAAGATCGACAGAGACCGGCTGCCCGCGCCGGACGGCGGCCGGCCCGAGCTGGCCGAGGAGTTCCTCGCTCCCCGCACGCCGCTGGAGAAGCGCCTGGCCGCCATCGTGGCGGCGGTCGTCGCGGTCGACGAGATCGGGGTCAACGACAACTTCTTCGAGATCGGCGGTGACTCCATCCTGGCGATCCAGGTGGTGGCGCGGGCTCAGGAGGCCGGCATCCGGCTGGAGCCGTACGACCTGTTCGCCAATCCGACCGTCGGACTCCTGGCGCAGGTGGCCGTGGCCGGGGTCGTCGTGGACGCCGAGCAGGGTGACGTGACCGGGCCGGTCCACCTGGTGGCCGGGCAGCAGTGGTTCGCGTCGGCAGGCCTGGAGGACCCCCACCACTGGAACACCTCGGCGGTGCTGAAGTTGAGCGACCGGGTGGAGCCCGACCGGGTACGCCAGGCCGCGGAGCGGCTGGTCGTCCACCACGACGGGCTGCGGCAGCGCTTCCTGCTGGCCCGCGAGCGGACAAGGGTGCGGATCGCGCCGCGCGGCGACGCGGTCCCGGTGGACGTCCACGACCTGTCCGGCCTCGGCGAGGACGAGCGGGTCCGCCGGATGCGGGAGCTCACCGATGACATGCAGACCGGACTGGACCTGGCGGTCGGCCCGCTGCTGCGCCTGGCGCTGGTGAGGTCCGGCCCCGAGCGGCCGGACCGGCTCGTCCTGACCGTCCACCGGCTGACGGCGGACCCGGCCTCCGTGCGGATCCTTCTGGAGGATCTCGCCACCCTGCTGGCCGGTGGGGACCTTCCGGCCAAGACCACGTCCTGGCAGTCCTGGACCCGCCGGCTCAGCCGGCACGCCGGCACGCCGGCCGTCCAGTCGCAGCGGGACTACTGGTCGGCGCTGCTGGCCGAGCCCGTCGGACGCCTGCGTTACGACACGGCCGCGGAGGCCGCCGTGCCGGAGCCGGGCACGGTCTCCTCCGAGCGGACCGTGCTCGCCACGCTCGACGCCGAGGCCACCGGCGACCTGGCACGGGTCCCGCACGGGATCACGGCGGCGCTGCTGACGGCTCTCGGCCGTACCCTCAGCGCTTGGACCGGGGCCGAGCGGCACCTGGTGGACCTCGAACGGCACGACCGCGAGCCGATCTTCGACGATGTGGACCTGACCAGGACCGTGGGCTGGTTCAGCCGAATCCATCCGGTGGTGCTCGACGGCGCCTCGGCGCCGGAGGCCGCGCCGCTGGGCGGCATCGGCTGGCAGCTGCTGCACCACGGGTCCGACCCGCTGCCGGCGTCGCCGGCCGAACTCCTCTTCTCCTACGCAGGCCCGGTGGACCAGCCGATGAACCACACGGCGAGCCCACGCGGGCGGAGGCCGTATCCGGTGGAGGTGAGGGCGTCGATCGTCGCGGGCGGCCTGGTGGTCCAGTGGTGCTACAGCGAGGATCTGCACGAGAGCCAGACCATCCGGGACCTGGCCGACCGCTACCTCGCGGAGCTGCGAGAGCTGATCGGCGCGGGGCCGGCCCCGGCGGACTTCCCGCTGGCGCGCGTGGCTCCCGAGCAGTTGGAGAAGCTGATCAGCAGACTGGGTGCACCCAGCTGA
- a CDS encoding MFS transporter, with translation MTGMRTFVVVWIGQFASMIGTNLGGFALGVYVYQQTGSAIQLGSVFAIGLLPAILASPMAGSFVDRWGSKRALLLSNTGAMAITLTLALLLFTDSFAIWHVYVAVAGLSLLSAFEGPAFGALVPQLAPKNHLGRANGMRMFALAVSELLAPVSAGFLLLVIGIEGIVLIDGLSFGLALITLLAVRVPGPRPRQPQEGPGEKADEARVEFRAAWRYVTARRGLLALMIFFGAVNFSAGFVDLLLTPLVLSFASSDALGLVLTIGGLGMLASSALVSVWGGPKRRVRGLLGLSLVLAAATVIGSLRPNVAMIAVAAFLFMGALAAFLSTNQSIWQAKVEPGMLGRVGALQNMVISIPQLIAYCTAGVLAERVFEPLVGRDAVASPGLTVLIGDGPGRGIALLIMITGGLIVLSVTAAALHPRLRHLENELPDQIPDEQISPSSLSEKV, from the coding sequence ATGACAGGAATGCGTACCTTCGTGGTGGTCTGGATCGGCCAGTTCGCTTCGATGATCGGCACCAACCTCGGCGGCTTCGCTCTCGGGGTCTACGTCTACCAGCAGACCGGCTCGGCCATCCAGCTCGGCTCCGTCTTCGCCATCGGCCTCCTGCCCGCCATCCTGGCCTCCCCGATGGCCGGGTCGTTCGTGGACCGGTGGGGGTCCAAACGGGCTCTCCTGCTGAGCAACACCGGCGCCATGGCGATCACTCTGACCCTGGCGCTGCTGCTGTTCACCGATTCCTTCGCCATCTGGCACGTCTACGTCGCCGTCGCCGGCCTGTCCTTGCTGTCGGCGTTCGAGGGGCCCGCCTTCGGCGCGCTGGTGCCACAGCTGGCACCCAAGAACCATCTGGGCCGGGCCAACGGCATGCGGATGTTCGCCCTGGCGGTGAGCGAGCTGCTGGCCCCGGTCTCCGCGGGCTTCCTGCTGCTGGTCATCGGCATCGAAGGCATCGTGCTCATCGACGGCCTTTCCTTCGGCCTGGCTCTGATCACCCTGCTCGCCGTGCGTGTGCCCGGCCCCAGGCCGCGGCAGCCGCAGGAGGGGCCGGGCGAGAAGGCGGACGAGGCACGGGTGGAGTTCCGGGCGGCATGGCGTTATGTCACCGCCCGGCGGGGCCTGCTCGCCCTCATGATCTTCTTCGGCGCGGTGAACTTCAGCGCGGGCTTCGTCGACCTGCTGCTCACCCCGCTCGTGCTGTCCTTCGCCTCGTCGGACGCGCTCGGCCTGGTCCTGACGATCGGCGGGCTCGGCATGCTCGCCTCCAGCGCGCTGGTGAGCGTATGGGGCGGGCCGAAACGCCGTGTCCGAGGGCTTCTCGGGCTGTCGCTGGTGCTCGCGGCGGCCACGGTCATCGGCTCGTTACGACCGAACGTCGCCATGATCGCCGTAGCCGCCTTCCTCTTCATGGGGGCCCTCGCGGCCTTCCTCAGCACCAACCAGAGCATCTGGCAGGCCAAGGTGGAGCCGGGGATGCTGGGCCGGGTCGGTGCCCTGCAGAACATGGTCATCTCGATCCCCCAGCTCATCGCCTACTGCACGGCGGGCGTGCTGGCCGAACGGGTCTTCGAGCCGCTGGTCGGTCGTGACGCGGTCGCCTCCCCCGGTCTCACCGTGCTCATCGGCGACGGACCCGGCCGGGGTATCGCCCTGCTCATCATGATCACAGGCGGGCTGATCGTACTCTCCGTGACGGCCGCCGCACTCCATCCGCGGCTGCGCCATCTGGAAAACGAACTCCCCGACCAAATTCCTGACGAACAGATTTCACCGAGCAGCCTTTCCGAAAAGGTCTGA
- a CDS encoding non-ribosomal peptide synthetase: MPAAGVPQCVHEMVAAQAARTPDRIAVGFAGTTLTYRQLDRAADALAIRLREAGVRGGAVVAVVLGRTPDLIVTLTAILKAGGAYLYLDPAEPHAQRSRIVRDARTRFAVVGVDFLDHAPEVAHVLPLDRDMAALAESGGTEPAGGAGRPLHPDTPAYVCYTSGSTGEPKGVVVSHHAIWRLIHRPTWIEVRDDDVFLQLTRVGFDVSTFEIWMPLVKGCRLALAPTGHADLEEIVATVRAEKVTVLWLTTGLFHKIVTHHLDGLAGVRHLLAGGDVLSPAHVQRVMSAYPGMVFTNGYGPTENTTFSTCWTTSRISTAPRVPIGVPIDGSTAAVLDDRLLPVPPGEVGELWVGGHGVATGYLNRPGATAEKFVADCDPAAPPGSRMYRTGDLARWSEDGTLDFLGRADRQVKIRGYRVELSTVEVELAAQPEVEQAAALTYTDGAGDTSLLAYVAVGQQVDPADFGTFGVTLRERLQEVFPAHLVPRAVIVLQDIPLNPNGKVDRSALPTKIPRNVWNDYVEPRDPTEELLVTIWSDALDVEPIGVEDNFFELGGHSLLAAELLAELHHHFDVKLPARTLFLRPTIADLAEELRRRGAASGADREATNAGTR, encoded by the coding sequence ATGCCCGCGGCGGGTGTCCCGCAGTGCGTGCACGAGATGGTGGCCGCGCAGGCCGCCCGCACGCCGGACCGGATCGCGGTCGGCTTCGCGGGCACCACCCTCACCTATCGCCAGCTCGACCGCGCCGCCGACGCCCTGGCGATACGGCTGCGCGAGGCCGGGGTCCGCGGAGGGGCGGTGGTCGCCGTCGTCCTCGGCCGCACCCCGGACCTCATCGTCACCCTGACGGCGATCCTCAAGGCCGGCGGCGCCTACCTCTACCTCGACCCCGCCGAACCGCACGCGCAGCGTTCCCGGATCGTGCGGGACGCCCGAACCCGGTTCGCCGTCGTCGGCGTGGACTTCCTCGATCACGCACCGGAAGTGGCCCACGTGCTGCCCCTGGACCGTGACATGGCCGCCCTGGCGGAGTCCGGCGGGACGGAACCGGCCGGCGGGGCCGGTCGGCCCTTGCATCCGGACACACCGGCCTACGTCTGCTACACCTCCGGCTCGACCGGCGAGCCCAAGGGGGTGGTGGTCTCCCACCACGCCATCTGGCGGCTGATCCACCGGCCCACCTGGATCGAGGTCCGCGACGACGACGTCTTCCTGCAGCTGACCCGGGTCGGTTTCGACGTCTCCACCTTCGAGATCTGGATGCCCCTGGTGAAGGGGTGCCGCCTCGCCCTCGCCCCGACCGGGCACGCCGATCTGGAGGAGATCGTGGCGACCGTCCGGGCCGAGAAAGTGACGGTTCTCTGGCTCACCACCGGCCTGTTCCACAAGATCGTCACGCATCACCTCGACGGCCTGGCCGGTGTCCGGCATCTCCTGGCCGGCGGCGACGTCCTGTCCCCCGCGCACGTGCAGCGGGTCATGTCCGCCTACCCCGGCATGGTCTTCACCAACGGCTACGGGCCCACCGAGAACACCACCTTCAGCACCTGCTGGACGACCAGCCGGATCAGCACCGCCCCGCGGGTGCCGATCGGCGTGCCGATCGACGGCAGCACCGCCGCCGTCCTCGACGACCGGTTGCTGCCGGTCCCGCCGGGCGAGGTCGGCGAGCTGTGGGTCGGCGGCCACGGCGTCGCCACCGGCTACCTCAACCGGCCCGGCGCGACCGCCGAGAAGTTCGTCGCCGACTGCGATCCGGCGGCCCCTCCCGGCAGCCGGATGTATCGCACCGGGGACCTGGCACGCTGGTCCGAGGACGGCACGCTGGACTTCCTCGGCCGGGCGGACCGCCAGGTCAAGATCCGCGGATACCGGGTCGAGCTGAGCACCGTCGAGGTGGAACTCGCGGCCCAGCCGGAGGTGGAGCAGGCCGCGGCCCTGACCTACACCGACGGGGCCGGCGACACCAGCCTGCTCGCCTACGTGGCGGTCGGGCAGCAGGTGGATCCGGCCGACTTCGGCACGTTCGGCGTGACGCTCCGGGAGCGGCTGCAGGAGGTGTTCCCGGCGCACCTCGTGCCGCGGGCGGTCATCGTGCTGCAGGACATCCCGCTGAACCCGAACGGCAAAGTGGATCGTTCTGCGCTGCCCACCAAGATCCCTCGCAACGTGTGGAACGACTACGTCGAGCCGCGCGACCCGACCGAGGAACTCCTGGTCACGATCTGGAGCGACGCGCTGGACGTCGAGCCGATCGGGGTTGAGGACAACTTCTTCGAGCTCGGCGGCCACTCGCTGCTCGCCGCCGAACTGCTCGCCGAACTGCACCATCACTTCGACGTCAAGCTGCCGGCCCGCACCCTGTTCCTGCGGCCCACCATCGCGGACCTCGCGGAGGAGTTGCGGCGCCGGGGTGCGGCATCCGGCGCCGATAGAGAGGCAACGAATGCGGGAACCCGGTAA
- a CDS encoding cytochrome P450: protein MREPGNDATGCPVGGLADPMLYTTLGFRGRWGDMRELGHLEWQQADERNGFWSVLKYHDADRVLRDAATFTSERGTLLNIIGVEDPAGGRQIAATDPPRHTIMRARLQKALSIKAAERQHELIRDLILEVIAPLADGGPFDFAQAMLMLPVAVGGEMMRLPRSDWPRLERLLNASIAPDDPEYAMPGGPRETLDLAHRELFAYFQDIYHERRRNLGDDLISVLITTEVDGRTMSPGEVMSNCYSVLLGAVVTTPHSPNYVMSEHIGDGLLEAWAADMAATPSAVEEALRLASPVSHFMRYAVRDTEVRGTKIKAGDAVVTWLGAANRDEEVFPDAGRFDLRRRPNKHLAFGIGPHYCVGHTLARVTLRILFTELLTRFTDFEPAGEPSRMHSNFISGYKHLPIAAKTARGTA, encoded by the coding sequence ATGCGGGAACCCGGTAACGACGCGACGGGATGCCCGGTCGGGGGGCTGGCCGACCCGATGCTCTACACCACTCTCGGCTTCCGCGGACGCTGGGGCGACATGCGGGAGCTGGGACACCTCGAATGGCAGCAGGCCGACGAGCGGAACGGATTCTGGTCGGTGCTGAAGTACCACGACGCCGACCGCGTGCTGCGTGACGCGGCCACGTTCACCTCCGAGCGGGGAACGTTGCTGAACATCATCGGGGTGGAGGACCCGGCGGGGGGCAGGCAGATCGCGGCGACCGATCCCCCACGCCACACGATCATGCGGGCCCGCCTGCAGAAGGCCCTGTCCATCAAGGCGGCCGAGCGTCAGCACGAGCTGATCCGCGACCTGATCCTGGAAGTCATCGCCCCGCTCGCCGACGGCGGCCCGTTCGACTTCGCCCAGGCCATGCTGATGCTGCCGGTCGCGGTGGGCGGGGAGATGATGCGCCTGCCGCGCTCCGACTGGCCCCGGCTGGAGCGGCTGCTCAACGCCTCGATCGCGCCGGACGACCCCGAGTACGCGATGCCCGGCGGCCCCAGGGAGACGCTCGACCTGGCCCACCGTGAACTGTTCGCCTACTTCCAGGACATCTACCACGAGCGCCGCAGGAACCTCGGCGACGACCTGATCAGCGTCCTGATCACCACCGAGGTGGACGGGCGGACCATGTCGCCGGGGGAGGTCATGTCCAACTGCTACAGCGTCCTGCTCGGCGCGGTGGTCACCACTCCCCACTCGCCCAACTACGTCATGTCCGAGCACATCGGCGACGGGTTGCTGGAGGCGTGGGCGGCCGACATGGCGGCCACCCCCTCCGCGGTGGAGGAGGCCCTGCGTCTCGCCTCGCCGGTCAGCCACTTCATGCGGTACGCCGTCAGGGACACCGAGGTGCGCGGCACGAAGATCAAGGCGGGTGACGCGGTGGTCACCTGGCTCGGCGCGGCCAACCGCGACGAGGAGGTCTTCCCCGACGCCGGGCGGTTCGACCTGCGCCGCAGGCCCAACAAGCACCTCGCCTTCGGGATCGGCCCGCACTACTGCGTCGGCCACACGCTGGCCCGGGTCACCCTGCGCATCCTGTTCACCGAGCTGCTCACCCGGTTCACCGACTTCGAGCCGGCGGGCGAGCCCTCCCGGATGCACTCCAATTTCATCTCCGGCTACAAGCACCTGCCCATCGCCGCCAAAACGGCCCGCGGTACCGCCTGA